In Bradyrhizobium sp. 1(2017), one DNA window encodes the following:
- a CDS encoding DUF2171 domain-containing protein, translated as MQNIAEHMEVIGADGVHVGTVDRVEGNRIKLTKKDSGEGSHKGHHHFIDKGLVAGVEGNKVRLSAKASVAVTMEEEK; from the coding sequence ATGCAGAACATCGCTGAGCATATGGAAGTCATCGGCGCCGACGGCGTCCATGTCGGCACCGTCGATCGCGTCGAGGGCAACCGCATCAAGCTGACGAAGAAGGACAGCGGCGAGGGTAGCCACAAGGGCCATCATCATTTCATCGACAAGGGGCTCGTTGCCGGCGTCGAGGGCAACAAGGTCCGCCTCTCGGCCAAGGCGTCGGTGGCCGTGACCATGGAAGAGGAAAAGTAG